The window TTGTTCGATCAGTTTTTCCTTTCAAAGTTCATCATAAATGTTTCTCTTTATAAAATCTGAAATAAAATCTTcaacaaaaatgaaaagaattagtatatatatatataattaaatattctaaagaataaaaatttaactgaaaattattctgagaaataaaattttaataaattatctaaGTTTATTTGTATAACAactatttaactttttaaaaaaatattataattttaattaaataaaaatattaaaataagtttaataaagaaaaaacaaaatcaaatttaaaaagaataataataataataaataaaaatcatgtcCATCTTTTACAttgagttaaaaaatatttatttcaatccAAGGTACAAGAAATTATGAAAACGTAAAAACTCAATTTGATTAATTCATAATTGTTAccgttagttttttttttaatttataaattcattttttcagtAATAACGCCgctttttctaaattaaaaaaataaataaataaataaattgataaatccGAAGCCACACTCTCACTGAGTCCGTCTTCCCTGTCTTAGTCCAattatctgaaatgcattttcCTCCATAAATTcttcaaacatattatatattcctcctccaccaccaccaccaccaccacaaATATCTCTCTCCCTACCTCCGTCAATGGCTCTTCACTTTCGACTCCCTCTTAGTACTTCACACTGTTCCCTTCACTCCCCCCAACCATGGTGCTGGAGAAACAGGTATATCATCGATCAGCGGCCTCTATCGATGATATCAACGAGCCAGTACACCAACGCTTCCAGAGAAGTCATCGGTCTTAGATATGCCGGACGGATCGTGAAGGTTCGATCGAGCACTGAGACATCTGTTCCTTCTGTAGTAGTAGGCCAGATCACAGAGGTCAATAAGGACACTTTCTGGCCTCTAGTTGAAGCCGCCGGCGATAAGACTGTTGTTCTTGATATGTACACTCAATGGTAAACTTAATATTTCTCCATATCATTATCCAGATTTCAATCATGTGGGATATTTTACCTTTGACTAATTCTCGAATTTGATTCACACTTAAAAACACGTCTTTAATAATAAGTTGAATAGAAGAGGGTCGTATTTATTTTGCATTTTAAGTAATTCTATCCATTGCATATGTTTCATCTTTGTATTAATACCTTATTCATGAGAAGAGTATTTCAATTTGATCCAAGAATCTACATTGCTAGCTATTAGCCTTTTTATATtgacaaataaattattctttcttTGCAGGTGCGGGCCTTGCAAGATTATTGCACCTAAATTTATAGAGTTGTCTGAGAAGTATCAAGATGTTGTGTTCATGAAACTTGACTGTAACCAGGAAAACAAGGTCTCTTCTTTattctacttttttttctttctttttcataaCTTACAAATAAGTTATGCACTATGATTTCCATGTAGCCATTGGCCAAAGAACTTGGAATAAAGGTAGTTCCAACGTTCAAGATTCTCAAGAACAATAAGGTTGTCAAAGAAGTGACTGGCGCCAAACTCGATGATTTAGTTGCTGCAATTGAGATCATCCGATCAAGCTAATCTCGGTACTTCCTGCTTCTTTGGATTTGTAactgtattattatatatgtaatctGTTCATAATCTccttctctcttttttttttcaccaTGATTGattatgtatatgtatgtatgtatgatGGCTGTGTTAATAAATCTCATAACAGACAGTCTCATATTATGTAAATGTATGTACCTTTATTATATCTATCTGGTTTTGCGATGAAATCGGGGGATTCTTACAGTTTAACTTACTCTTGCCTATGCCTCTTTACAATTCTTAATAAacttttcaatttcaattcttaaagTTGAAGttagttttctaaattaaagttatatatataaatgttaaaagaATTCTTAGATCATCCAAATGAATTCTGTAACCAGCTCACAAacttataaatgaattaataaactATTGAAATTTCAGATATGAGTACCCATTATCATCATGGTTGAGAACTTTTCAAAGTGATCTCTgaattaaaacaataaactaaaatatataaacttatagTTATACACTTGATTGCAACATGTTACATAACATGAAAGCACGTATTCGTGACTAGAAATGCTAAAagtaacaaaattaattaattacttcaaATTTAATTGGATTATAACAAACTAAATGTTCAAATAAAGTTGGTTTAGattctctttaaaattttaagattatatATTGTTACCATGAGAGAGTAGTTGAATTGAAAAATCCTTGAATGAAAGATCTTACAAGGTGAAAAATTAGGATCGTGTTGGCTTTCAAAGTGTTTTCGCGGTTACATTTTGATATCTTAGGTTGACTTTTTTTTATCGGATTCACTTTGGTGGGTTGTTTTCTTGTAACTGTTATTCAAATACAACAATTCTGTTAGCAGTTAAAAATGGAAAAGGTCTCATAACCCGACTTTGCCTCCACTCCTCATACTATCTATCTCTGTTTCTCTGTCTCGTTTTACGTCTCTCCCAAATCTCGCTTTAGATTTGGCTACCCATATTCGAAAGCATACGAACAACAAGGAGGACCCAGATATCTATTGTCTTCTTCATTTCACCATtgcagttttttttttcttctttttt is drawn from Impatiens glandulifera chromosome 3, dImpGla2.1, whole genome shotgun sequence and contains these coding sequences:
- the LOC124931456 gene encoding thioredoxin F-type, chloroplastic-like, giving the protein MALHFRLPLSTSHCSLHSPQPWCWRNRYIIDQRPLSMISTSQYTNASREVIGLRYAGRIVKVRSSTETSVPSVVVGQITEVNKDTFWPLVEAAGDKTVVLDMYTQWCGPCKIIAPKFIELSEKYQDVVFMKLDCNQENKPLAKELGIKVVPTFKILKNNKVVKEVTGAKLDDLVAAIEIIRSS